In the Angustibacter sp. Root456 genome, ACGTTCGCGCCGCACACCTTCCGCCAGTGGTTCGCCTCGCGCGAGGCGCCATCGCGCCCTGCCCGGCACGGCGACGTCGTGCTGTTCGTCGACACCTTCACCGACGCGTTCTCGCCCGACGTCGGCCAGGCCGCGGTGGCGGTGCTCGAGGACGCCGGCTACCGCGTGCGCGTCACGAGCGAGCCGGTCTGCTGCGGGCTCACGTGGGTGTCGACGGGCCAGCTCGACGGCGCTCGCAAGCAGGCGTCGGCGACGGTGCAGGCGCTGCTGCCGCACGTGCGCGGCGGGGCTGCCGTGCTGGGCCTGGAGCCGTCGTGCACGGGGGTGCTGCGCTCCGACGTCCTCGAGCTGCTGCCGGACGACGAGCTGGCCGCCGCCCGCGAGGTCGCGGACGCCACGGTCACGCTCGCCGAGCTGCTGCGCCGGACGCCGGACTGGTCGCCGCCCGATCTCGGTGGCGAGCGCGCGGTCGCCCAGCCGCACTGCCACCACCACGCCGTGATGGGGTGGCAGGCCGATGCGGCGCTGCTCGACGAGGCCGGCGCCGACGTCCAGCGCCTCGGCGGCTGCTGCGGCCTCGCCGGCAACTGGGGCGTCGAGCGCGGGCACCACGAGACGTCGGTGGCGGTGGCCGAGACCCAGCTGCTGCCCGCCGTGCGTGAGCTGGGCGACGGCGGCGTGGTGCTCGCCGACGGCTTCTCGTGCCGCACCCAGCTCGACGACCTCGCGTCGCGGCAGGGCGTGCACCTCGCCCAGCTCCTCGCCCGCCACCTCTCCCGTTGATCACGTTCAGTGGGTGACACTCCGCATGCCGAGGGTTGCACCCCTCGGCAAGTGGCAGAAACCCTCGAGAAGTGGCCGCCGCGGTGCGGCATGCTCGGGAGTATGCGATGCACGGGGGAGGTCGAGCGATGAGCGCCGCCGCGGTGCTGGTCGCGCTGGCGGCCGCCATCGCGTTCGGCTGGTCGACCGCGCTCATGCACCACGGCGCGTCCGGCGCGGACGACGGCGTGGGCTACCTGCGCCTTCTGCGCCACGTCGTGACGCAGTGGCGGTGGCTGCTCGGCATGGCGGCGAGCCTGCTGGGTCTTGGGCTGCACGTCGTCGCGCTGCACCTCGGCTCGCTGTCGCTGGTGCAGCCGCTCGTGGTCACCGGTCTGTTCTTCTCCCTGGTCTTCCGCGACGCGCTCGACCACCAGTGGCCCTCGCGCCGCACCCTCACCTGGGGCGCCATCACCGCCGCCGGGCTCGCGCTGTTCCTCACCGCCGCAGGCTCGACGGACGGCGTTCCTGCCCCGGACGACGGCCACGCGGCCGTGCTCATCGGCGTCGGTCTGGCGCTGACCGCCACCTTCGTGTGGGCGTCGGTGCGCTTCAGGCCGTGGGCGGGCCTGCTCATGGGGACGGCGGCGGGCATCGTCTTCGGGCTCGTGGCGGGGTCGATCAAGGCAGCCACCGAGGCGTGGAGCGCGGGCGAGGTGCTGAGCTCGTGGCCGGCGTACGCCGTGTGCGTCCTGGGACCGCTCGGCTTCCTGCTCAACCAGCGGGCCTACAACCGCACCCGGCTGCCCGACTACCTGCCCATGCTCAACATGGTGAACCCGCTGGTGAGCCTGGTCTTCGGCATCGTCGTGTACGCCGAGCGGCCGCCCGGCGACCTCGCGTCGGTGACCGCCGAGGTCATCGGCCTCGGAGCGGTGCTGCTGGGCATCTTCTTCCTCGCCCGCACCGACGAGCCCACCCCCGCCGCGGCGCCCCGCGAAGTTGATCACGTGAAGTAGGTTCACGAGCACTTCGCACGGGTTGCACGCCGCGTGAAGTGCTGGCCCACCCCCTTAACGTGATCACCGGGGCGGGCGCTCGGTGAGGTGGGCGACGCGATCGCGGGCGCGCCGGGCCGCCTTCTCGGCGGCGCCCAACGCCTTGTCAGCCGCCGCGCGCCCGGACGCCGCGGTCGTCGCCCGCCGCTGGGCGTCCCGGACGGCGAAGCGGGCCTGGGCGAGCTGCTCGCGCAGGTCGTCGACGTGCGCCTCGGCCTGCGACTGCACCTGCTCGGCCTGCTGCTGCTCGGCCTCGGCCGCCGCGGCAGCCTGCCGAGCCTCCTCGACGGCGCGCTCGGCCTCGTCGAGGTCGCGCGCCGCCTGATCGCGACGCTGAGCCAGCACCTGGTCGCCCCGCGACGCCCCCGCCTTCGCCCGTCCCGGCGACGGCGGTCGCGACCTCTCCCGCTCCGTCTCCCGCTCCGTCTCCCGCGCCTGCTCCCGGGGCTTCTCCCGCGCCTTCTCCCGGGGCTTCTCGGGTGACGCCTTCGCCGGACCCCGCCCGGTGAGCGGCGTGGCTGTGGCCGCGGTGAGGTCGACCTCGCCGAACCCGGCGTACGCCAGGGCCTTGGTGAGGCGTCCGGACGCCACCGCCTCGGACGCCGCGACGTCGGCGACCGCCGCGCGCAGCGTCGCCTCGACCTCCTGCCGCCCGGCGTCGCTCAACCCACCGTCGACCAGCCCGACGGCGGTCTCGACCAACCCGGCTGCGGCGCGCTGCCGCTCGTGCCCGAGGGCCCGCAGGTCGTCGCCCTTCAACCCGGCCTGGGCGTCGCGCAGGCGTGCGCCCAGCTCCAGGTAGGCGGCGAGCTCGGCGGCGGCGTCGCGCGCCAGCTGGTTGACGGCGTAGGCCCCGGCGGTCGGCCGCCGGAGCGCCTTCAGCTGCTTCGCCAGCCCGGTGTCGCCGTCCCGCTTGGCGTCGGCCGCCAGGGCGTCGCGGCGCGCCGTGAACTCGCCAGGTGCCAGCGCGTACAGCTCGTCGACGGCCTCGTCGAGGTCCATGCCCACCTCCTGGCCGCCCATCCTGCCGCGCCGCACCAGGCGGCGCGCGCGGCTAGACTCAGTCACAGTTGAGCGGAACACACTCAACTTCGTGCGCGTTGACACCGGTGAACCCTTCCGCGTGACCCCCAGGAGCACCTGCATGGACCTCACCACCCGCAGCCAGGAGGCGCTGTCGGACGCCGTCCGCACGGCGTCGGCCGGCGGCCACCCGCACGTCGAGCCGGCCCACCTGGCGTCGGCGCTGCTCGCCCAGACCGACGGCACGACGCGTCCGCTCGTGCAGGCCGTGGGAGCCGACCCGGCGTCCCTCAAGGCCGCGGTCGACCGCGCGCTCGCCGCCCTGCCGTCCGCCACCGGCGCCACGGTCGGCCCGGCGGCGCCCTCCCGCGGCACGCTCACCGTGCTGAACGCGGCGAAGGAGGAGGCCGAGGCCCTCGGCGACCAGTACGTCTCCACCGAGCACCTGCTCTTGGGTCTCGCGGCGGACGTCGGCCCCGTCGGCCAGGCGCTCAAGTCGGCGGGTGTGACCCGCGAGGGCCTGCTCGACGCGCTCCCCAAGATCCGCGGCGGCGCCAAGGTGACGAGCCCCGACCCCGAGGCGACCTACGACGCGCTGAGCAAGTACGGCGTCGACCTCACCGCCGCAGCCCGCGAGGGCAAGCTCGACCCGGTGATCGGCCGTGACAGCGAGATCCGCCGCGTGGTGCAGGTGCTCAGCCGCCGCACCAAGAACAACCCCGTGCTCATCGGCGAGCCGGGCGTCGGCAAGACCGCCGTCGTCGAGGGTCTGGCGCAGCGCATCGTCGACGGCGACGTGCCGGAGTCGTTGCGCGACAAGCGGTTGATCTCGCTCGACCTCGGCGCCATGGTCGCCGGCGCCAAGTACCGCGGCGAGTTCGAGGAGCGGCTCAAGGCCGTGCTCGAGGAGATCAAGGGCTCCGAGGGGCAGATCGTCACCTTCATCGACGAGCTGCACACCGTCGTCGGCGCGGGTGCGTCCGGTGAGGGCGCCATGGACGCCGGCAACATGCTCAAGCCGATGCTCGCCCGCGGTGAGCTGCGCCTCGTCGGCGCCACCACGCTCGACGAGTACCGCCAGCGCATCGAGAAGGACCCGGCGCTCGAGCGGCGCTTCCAGCAGGTCTTCGTCGGCGAGCCCAGCGTCACCGACACCATCGCGATCCTGCGCGGGCTCAAGGAGCGCTACGAGGCGCACCACAAGGTGGCCATCGCCGACTCCGCGCTCGTCGCGGCCGCCTCGCTGTCGGACCGCTACATCACCGGCCGCCAGCTGCCCGACAAGGCGATCGACCTCGTCGACGAGGCCGCGTCGCGCCTGCGGATGGAGATCGACTCCTCGCCGGTCGAGATCGACGAGCTGCGCCGCGCCGTCGACCGGCTCAAGATGGAGGAGCTCGCCCTCGAGAAGGAGGACGACGACGCCTCGCGCGAGCGCCTCGCCCGGCTGCGTAAGGACCTCGCCGACCGCAGCGAGCAGCTCGCCGCGCTCACGGCCCGCTGGGAGCAGGAGAAAGCCGGGCTCAACCGGGTCGGTGAGCTGAAGAGCCAGCTCGACGACGTCCGGTCGCAGGCCGACCGGCTGCAGCGCGAGGGCGATCTCGCCGCCGCGTCCGCACTGCTCTACGGCCGTATCCCCGAGATCGAGCGCGAGCTCGCCGAGGCGCAGGCAGCCGAGGCCACGGCAGAGGGCACCGGCGCGTCCGAGCCGATGGTGAAGGAGGAGGTCGGCCCGGACGACGTCGCCGACGTCGTCGCGGCCTGGACCGGCATCCCCGCCGGCCGCCTACTCGAGGGTGAGACCGAGAAGCTCCTGCGCATGGAGGAGGTGCTCGGTGGCCGGCTGATCGGCCAGCGGAGCGCCGTCGAGGCGGTCAGCGACGCCGTCCGCCGTTCGCGCGCGGGCATCAGCGACCCCGACCGCCCGACCGGCTCGTTCCTGTTCCTCGGCCCCACCGGCGTCGGCAAGACCGAGCTGGCCAAGGCGCTCGCGGACTTCCTGTTCGACGACGAGCGGGCCATGGTGCGCATCGACATGAGCGAGTACGGCGAGAAGCACACCGTCTCGCGGCTCGTCGGCGCCCCGCCCGGGTACGTCGGCTACGACGAGGGCGGCCAGCTCACCGAGGCCGTGCGCCGGCGGCCGTACTCGGTGGTGCTGCTCGACGAGGTCGAGAAGGCGCACCCTGACGTGTTCGACATCCTGCTGCAGGTGCTGGACGACGGCCGGCTGACCGACGGCCAGGGCCGCACCGTCGACTTCCGCAACGTGATCCTCGTGCTGACGTCGAACCTCGGCTCGGTGTACCTCGTCGACCCGAACCTCGACGAGCGGGCCAAGCACGACGCCGTCATGAGCGCGGTGCAGGCGGCGTTCAAGCCGGAGTTCCTCAACCGGCTCGACGACGTCGTCATCTTCGACGCGCTGTCGATCGAAGAGCTCGGGAGGATCGTCGACCTGCAGGTCGATCGGCTCGCCAAGCGCCTGGCCGAGCGCCGGCTGAGCCTCGAGGTCAGCGACGCCGCGCGCGAGTGGCTGGCGCTCACCGGGTACGACCCGGCGTACGGCGCGCGTCCGCTGCGTCGCCTGGTGGCCAAGGAGATCGGCGACCGGCTGGCGCGCGCGTTGCTCGCCGGTGAGATCCGCGACGGTGACACGGTGCTGGTCGACCGGTCGGCCGGGGAGGCCGACGGGCTCACCGTCACCCCCGCCTGACGCCCCCTCCGGCAAATTCTTGGGAATTCGTACGTCTGGGGCACGCCAGACGTGCAAGTTCTTGGGAATTTGCCGGGGGCGGGGGTCAGCCGGCCCGGCGGGCGCGGTAGCGCCGCACCTGCTGGTCGACCGCCGCGTGGACGACGGTGGGCAGCCACCGCTGGGCCGCAACCACCGCCCACTGCTCGCGCGGGAACACGACGAGCGGCTTGTTCTTGGCCACGCCGTGCAGCACCGCGTCGGCGAGCGGCTCGGGCCCGGGGAGGCCGCGCGGCTGCAGGGTCGCCGCCAGCTGCCGGACGCCGGACGTCGCCGCGGTCGGCGCCATGCCGGGGTTGAGGTTGTCGAGCAGCGGGGTCGCGATGAAGGCCGGGCAGACCGCCGTCACCCCGACGCCGACCGGCTTCAGCTCCGAGCGCAGGGCCCGGCTGAGCGCGACGACCGCGTGCTTGCTCGTCGTGTAGGGCAGCATCATCGGCGTCGTCATCAGCCCGGCCATCGAGGCCGTGTTGACGATGTGGCCGCTGCCCTGGCGGGTCATCGCCGGCACGGCCGCCTGCACGCCGTGCACCACGCCGTGCAGGTTCACCGCGAGACAGCGGTCCCAGTGCTCGTCGTCGAGCTCGTCGACCAGACCGCCGACGCCGATGCCGGCGTTGTTGAACAGCAGGTCGAGGCGGCCGTGCGTGGCCACGACCTGGTCGACGGCGTCGCGGAACGCCGGCCGGTCGGTGACGTCGAGCGTGATCCCCGTCGCGCCGCCAGCGCCGGCGGCGGTCTCGCTCAGCTCCGCGGCCGTCGTCCGGGCCGCGATGCCGTCGACGTCCGCGACCACGACCACGTGTCCACGCGACGTCAGGGCCTGGGCCAGCGCCCGCCCGATGCCGGACGCTCCGCCCGTGACCAGGGCGACCTGTTGCTTCATGCCGAGACCTCCTGCGGTGGTGAGGGCACGCGCGCCGGCTCGTCGACGTCCAGCTGCACGTGCGCGGGGTCGAGGCGGCGGGTCCGCCGCCACAGCGAGACGCTGGACGACGGCCAGAGCGTCCGGTTGTTGCCGAACCGATCGAGGTACCAGCTGCGGCAGCCGCTGGCCCACACCGTGTGCTTCGAGCGGCGCTCGAGCTCGGCGTTGAAGGTGTCCTGCACCCGCTGCGGCACCGAGACCGACCTCGCGCCGGCCTCGTCGCGCATCCGGATGCACTGGGCGAGGTACCGGGTCTGCGCCTCGATGACGAACACCATCGAGTTGTGGCCCAACCCCGAGTTGGGCCCGACGACGAGGAAGAGGTTGGGGAAGCCGGCGACCGTGACGCCGAGGTGGGCCTGCATGCCCGCCGACCAGGCCTCGCGCAGGGTGCGGCCACCGGCGCCGGTGACCGTGAGCTGGTCGTGCGGCTCGGTCACCTTGAACCCGGTGCTCAGCACCAGGGTGTCGACCGGGTGGCGCCGCCCGTCGGCCGTGACGACGGCGCCGGCCTCGACCGCCGCGACGGGGCTCGTGACGAGGTCGACGTTCGGCCGGTTGAACGTCGGCAGGTAGTCGTTCGAGATGAGGATCCGCTTGCAGCCCATGCGGTACGTCGGTGTGAGGGCCCTGCGCGTCGCGGGGTCGTCGACCTGACGGCGCAGGTGGCGCCGGGCCATGAGCTCGAGCAGCCGCATCACTGACGGCGCGGTCGTGAAGGCCAGTACGCGAGACTCGTTGCGCCAGTAGAGGCCCGCGCGCACGAGACGGTAGAGCCAGGGCTTGCGCTCCAGCCGCTCCTGCTCGTCAGAGGTGATCTCGCGGTCGCCCTTGGGGATGATCCACGACGGGGTGCGCTGCAGCACGGTGAGGTGCTCTGCTCGCTGAGCGATCTGCGGCACGGCCTGCACAGCGCTCGCTCCCGTGCCGAGCACCGCGACGCGGCGTCCGTCGATGGCGGCGGTGTCGTCGTCCGGCCACTGCGCGGTGTGGAAGACGTTGCCCCGGAACGACTCCAGGCCGGGTAGCGCCGGGACGAACGGCTCGCTGAGCGCGCCGGTGGCCAGGACGAGCGAACGCGTCGACAGCCGCGTGCCGCGCGCGGTGCACAGGTGCCACAGCCCGGCGTCGTAGGTGGCCTCGACCAGCTCCTCGCCGTAGCGGATCCATTGCGAGACACGGAACTCGTCGGCGACGCGGCGCAGGTAGTCCCAGATCTCCGGCTGCTCGGCGTAGGCGCGGGACCAGCGAGCCGACGGCGCGAAGGAGAAGGAGTACAGGTGCGACGGGATGTCGCAGGCGCAGCCCGGGTAGCGGTTGTCACGCCACGTGCCGCCGAGCGCGTCGGCCTTCTCCAAGAGCACGATGTCGCTGATCCCGTTGCGCTGCAGCTCGATCGCCGCCGCCAGACCGCCGAATCCGGTGCCGACCACCACGGCCTCGTGCACTATCACGACGCCTCCTCGACGAGCTCGCTCAGGTGGCGCGCGACGACCTCCGCGGCCTCGTAGCCCAGCATGTGACCGGCGCCCGGCAGCACCTCGAGCTGGGCGTGCGGCACGAGCTCGGCGAGCCGACGGGCGTGCGACACGGGGGTGAGGCGGTCGAGCTCGCCCACGAGCACGTGCGTGGGGACGTCGGCCAGCACCGCGAGCGCCTCGGCCTCGTCGTGCGCGCTCAGCGCGGCGTAGTAGCGCCCGATCGTGGCCAGGCGGGTGGAGGCCACCATGTCGCGCGTCGCGGCGACGTCCGCCGGCGCGGCCCGGGTGCCGAACAGCAGCCGGCGCTGGCTCTCGTGCGTGATCGCCCGACCCGCCCGCACGCCCGGCACGCGGGAGATCGTGCGCATCAGCGGCACCTCCCCGCGGCGCCCCAGGCCACGCAGCTCGCCCGCCGAGGTGCTCACGAGCGCGACGCCCCGCACCCGGGCGCGGACGTCGTCCGGATGCGTGCCGGCGTACGCCATGACGGTCATGCCGCCCATCGAGTGGCCGCCGAGCACGAGCGGCCCCGCGGGCGCGACGGCGGCGATGACGGCGGCGAGGTCGTCGCCGAGGCCGCGCACGCTCGGCTGCACCCGCGGACGGCGACGACGCCCCCGCAGCGTCGAGGCCCCGTGGCCGCGCTGGTCATAGGTCACGACGCGCACGCGCACGCGTTGCTGGACCAGCCCGACGACGCGGTCCCACGAGCGGTGGTCGAGCGTCCAGCCGTGCGCGAGCACCACGGTGGGTGCCGACGGACCGGCGCCGCCCGCCGCCTCGTGCACCCACGCGGCGAGGCGGGCACCGTCGTCCGCCAGCACGGTGACGGGCCGCACCGCGACCTCGGTGGTGACCGGCACGGAGCCTCCTTCGTCAGCTCTGGAACTTACCGGCGGTAACTTACCTGTCGTAAGGTGATCCTGTGAAGTCGCCGACCCGCACCCGGATGCCTCGAGCTCAGCGCGAGCAGCAGATGCTGCAGGTGGCCGAGGCCGTCTTCGCGGAGTCCGGTTACCAGGCGACCTCGATGGACGACATCGCGGCGCGGGTGGGGGTCACCAAGCCGATGCTCTACGAGTACTTCGGCAGCAAGGACGGCCTGCTGCGCGCGTGCCTCGCCCGCGCCCGGCAGCAGCTGCACGACCAGACGGTCGACGCAGTGCGCGGCGGTGGCGAGCCGCGTGACCTCATGGCCCGCGCCGTGCGCGCCTTCTTCGACTTCGTCGACGACCACGCGGCGGCCTGGGCGGTGCTGCAGGCCGAGTCGATGGTGACCACCGGCCCGGGCGCCCGGGAGATCGAGGAGATCCGGCGCCAGCAGAGCGACTACACCCAGGCCCTGCTGGCCGGCCTGCCTGGCGGCTCGACGCTGGACCCCCTCGAGCTCGCCGCGCGAGCTGAGATGGTCATCGGTGCCTGCGAACGCGTCGCCGTGTGGCGGACGGCGCAGGCGGCCCAGGCGGTCGGCGCCGACCGAGCCACCGAGCTGGTGATGGACGTCCTCTGGC is a window encoding:
- a CDS encoding DMT family transporter; amino-acid sequence: MSAAAVLVALAAAIAFGWSTALMHHGASGADDGVGYLRLLRHVVTQWRWLLGMAASLLGLGLHVVALHLGSLSLVQPLVVTGLFFSLVFRDALDHQWPSRRTLTWGAITAAGLALFLTAAGSTDGVPAPDDGHAAVLIGVGLALTATFVWASVRFRPWAGLLMGTAAGIVFGLVAGSIKAATEAWSAGEVLSSWPAYAVCVLGPLGFLLNQRAYNRTRLPDYLPMLNMVNPLVSLVFGIVVYAERPPGDLASVTAEVIGLGAVLLGIFFLARTDEPTPAAAPREVDHVK
- the clpB gene encoding ATP-dependent chaperone ClpB, whose product is MDLTTRSQEALSDAVRTASAGGHPHVEPAHLASALLAQTDGTTRPLVQAVGADPASLKAAVDRALAALPSATGATVGPAAPSRGTLTVLNAAKEEAEALGDQYVSTEHLLLGLAADVGPVGQALKSAGVTREGLLDALPKIRGGAKVTSPDPEATYDALSKYGVDLTAAAREGKLDPVIGRDSEIRRVVQVLSRRTKNNPVLIGEPGVGKTAVVEGLAQRIVDGDVPESLRDKRLISLDLGAMVAGAKYRGEFEERLKAVLEEIKGSEGQIVTFIDELHTVVGAGASGEGAMDAGNMLKPMLARGELRLVGATTLDEYRQRIEKDPALERRFQQVFVGEPSVTDTIAILRGLKERYEAHHKVAIADSALVAAASLSDRYITGRQLPDKAIDLVDEAASRLRMEIDSSPVEIDELRRAVDRLKMEELALEKEDDDASRERLARLRKDLADRSEQLAALTARWEQEKAGLNRVGELKSQLDDVRSQADRLQREGDLAAASALLYGRIPEIERELAEAQAAEATAEGTGASEPMVKEEVGPDDVADVVAAWTGIPAGRLLEGETEKLLRMEEVLGGRLIGQRSAVEAVSDAVRRSRAGISDPDRPTGSFLFLGPTGVGKTELAKALADFLFDDERAMVRIDMSEYGEKHTVSRLVGAPPGYVGYDEGGQLTEAVRRRPYSVVLLDEVEKAHPDVFDILLQVLDDGRLTDGQGRTVDFRNVILVLTSNLGSVYLVDPNLDERAKHDAVMSAVQAAFKPEFLNRLDDVVIFDALSIEELGRIVDLQVDRLAKRLAERRLSLEVSDAAREWLALTGYDPAYGARPLRRLVAKEIGDRLARALLAGEIRDGDTVLVDRSAGEADGLTVTPA
- a CDS encoding SDR family oxidoreductase — protein: MKQQVALVTGGASGIGRALAQALTSRGHVVVVADVDGIAARTTAAELSETAAGAGGATGITLDVTDRPAFRDAVDQVVATHGRLDLLFNNAGIGVGGLVDELDDEHWDRCLAVNLHGVVHGVQAAVPAMTRQGSGHIVNTASMAGLMTTPMMLPYTTSKHAVVALSRALRSELKPVGVGVTAVCPAFIATPLLDNLNPGMAPTAATSGVRQLAATLQPRGLPGPEPLADAVLHGVAKNKPLVVFPREQWAVVAAQRWLPTVVHAAVDQQVRRYRARRAG
- a CDS encoding NAD(P)/FAD-dependent oxidoreductase, whose product is MIVHEAVVVGTGFGGLAAAIELQRNGISDIVLLEKADALGGTWRDNRYPGCACDIPSHLYSFSFAPSARWSRAYAEQPEIWDYLRRVADEFRVSQWIRYGEELVEATYDAGLWHLCTARGTRLSTRSLVLATGALSEPFVPALPGLESFRGNVFHTAQWPDDDTAAIDGRRVAVLGTGASAVQAVPQIAQRAEHLTVLQRTPSWIIPKGDREITSDEQERLERKPWLYRLVRAGLYWRNESRVLAFTTAPSVMRLLELMARRHLRRQVDDPATRRALTPTYRMGCKRILISNDYLPTFNRPNVDLVTSPVAAVEAGAVVTADGRRHPVDTLVLSTGFKVTEPHDQLTVTGAGGRTLREAWSAGMQAHLGVTVAGFPNLFLVVGPNSGLGHNSMVFVIEAQTRYLAQCIRMRDEAGARSVSVPQRVQDTFNAELERRSKHTVWASGCRSWYLDRFGNNRTLWPSSSVSLWRRTRRLDPAHVQLDVDEPARVPSPPQEVSA
- a CDS encoding alpha/beta fold hydrolase translates to MPVTTEVAVRPVTVLADDGARLAAWVHEAAGGAGPSAPTVVLAHGWTLDHRSWDRVVGLVQQRVRVRVVTYDQRGHGASTLRGRRRRPRVQPSVRGLGDDLAAVIAAVAPAGPLVLGGHSMGGMTVMAYAGTHPDDVRARVRGVALVSTSAGELRGLGRRGEVPLMRTISRVPGVRAGRAITHESQRRLLFGTRAAPADVAATRDMVASTRLATIGRYYAALSAHDEAEALAVLADVPTHVLVGELDRLTPVSHARRLAELVPHAQLEVLPGAGHMLGYEAAEVVARHLSELVEEAS
- a CDS encoding TetR/AcrR family transcriptional regulator — its product is MKSPTRTRMPRAQREQQMLQVAEAVFAESGYQATSMDDIAARVGVTKPMLYEYFGSKDGLLRACLARARQQLHDQTVDAVRGGGEPRDLMARAVRAFFDFVDDHAAAWAVLQAESMVTTGPGAREIEEIRRQQSDYTQALLAGLPGGSTLDPLELAARAEMVIGACERVAVWRTAQAAQAVGADRATELVMDVLWPGLSTT